A window from Erythrolamprus reginae isolate rEryReg1 chromosome 9, rEryReg1.hap1, whole genome shotgun sequence encodes these proteins:
- the CA7 gene encoding carbonic anhydrase 7, whose product MTDHNCWGYSQKDGPSLWYKSYPIAQGSRQSPIDIISTQAIYDPSLKPLNISYESDSSLDISNNGHSVMVDFKDIDDKSAMSGGPLENPYRLKQFHFHWGTSQKSGSEHTINGKSFPCELHLVHWNAKKYTTFGEAVAAPDGLAVIGVFLEVGDEHTTMNRLTDAFYMVKFKGTKAEFRSFNPSTLLPPGKKYWTYAGSLTTPPLHESVTWIVLKEAIQISEKQMEKFRSLLFTMEEDEKIPMVNNFRPPQPLKGRVVRASFKV is encoded by the exons ATGACAGATCATAACTGCTGGGGATACAGCCAGAAAGATG GACCTTCACTATGGTATAAGTCTTATCCCATTGCCCAAGGCAGCCGTCAATCTCCCATTGATATCATCTCCACGCAAGCTATCTATGACCCTAGTTTGAAGCCTCTCAATATTTCCTATGAATCAGATTCATCTCTTGATATCTCCAACAATGGACATTCGGTCATGGTGGATTTCAAGGATATAGATGACAAATCAG CTATGAGTGGAGGCCCCTTGGAAAATCCTTATAGACTGAAACAATTCCATTTTCATTGGGGGACAAGCCAGAAATCTGGATCTGAACATACCATCAATGGGAAATCATTTCCTTGCGAG ctccatttagTTCACTGGAATGCCAAGAAATACACAACGTTTGGAGAAGCTGTAGCTGCCCCAGATGGCCTTGCTGTGATTGGGGTTTTCTTAGAG GTTGGAGACGAACATACTACTATGAACCGATTGACGGATGCCTTCTATATGGTGAAATTTAAA GGAACAAAAGCCGAATTCAGATCTTTCAACCCAAGCACTCTGCTTCCTCCGGGCAAAAAATACTGGACTTACGCTGGATCTTTGACAACGCCCCCTCTCCATGAGAGCGTAACCTGGATAGTATTGAAGGAAGCTATCCAAATATCAGAGAAACAG ATGGAGAAATTCAGAAGTCTTCTTTTTACGATGGAAGAAGATGAAAAAATCCCAATGGTGAATAATTTTCGGCCCCCTCAGCCTCTTAAGGGAAGGGTCGTTCGCGCATCCTTCAAGGTATAA